The following are encoded together in the Actinoplanes sp. N902-109 genome:
- a CDS encoding iron-siderophore ABC transporter substrate-binding protein, which produces MRFVPSRGRRLLLAAVAATVALSACSTTGTEDDDSAAPAASGSSGAAFPVTVSTAFGDITIPKQPERVVTLGWSDAEVALALGVQPVGDADWLAFGGDGQGPWNQGKYTTPPTMVGTLEPDMEKIAALKPDLILDTRASGAKDRYDKLAALGVPVVDIPQGGTAYTTTWDQQLDMVGKALGKSAEAAKLKSDLAATFTSVAAANPAFTGKTVSAGVKTAQGWGAYVSGDGRVDFLQKLGFQDAPEVEALKKDNFYINLSQEQVGLLDADLTTIFLIGVKADEVKSDKLLQAVPSVKAGHVVYLDDPAISNAFSSNSVLGLRYALDKVPPLLAAALG; this is translated from the coding sequence ATGCGTTTCGTCCCTTCCCGTGGCCGCCGGCTGCTGCTCGCCGCCGTTGCCGCCACCGTGGCCCTGAGCGCCTGCTCGACGACCGGTACGGAGGACGACGACAGCGCCGCACCGGCCGCGTCCGGTTCCTCCGGCGCCGCCTTCCCGGTCACGGTGAGCACCGCGTTCGGTGACATCACCATCCCCAAGCAGCCCGAGCGGGTCGTCACCCTGGGCTGGAGCGACGCCGAGGTCGCGCTCGCGCTCGGCGTGCAGCCGGTCGGCGACGCGGACTGGCTGGCCTTCGGCGGCGACGGCCAGGGCCCGTGGAACCAGGGCAAGTACACGACCCCGCCCACCATGGTCGGCACCCTCGAGCCGGACATGGAGAAGATCGCCGCGCTCAAGCCGGACCTGATCCTCGACACCCGGGCCAGCGGTGCGAAGGACCGCTACGACAAGCTGGCCGCCCTCGGCGTACCGGTGGTCGACATCCCGCAGGGTGGCACGGCCTACACCACCACCTGGGACCAGCAGCTCGACATGGTCGGCAAGGCACTGGGCAAGTCCGCCGAGGCCGCCAAGCTCAAGAGCGACCTGGCGGCCACGTTCACCTCGGTGGCCGCCGCCAACCCCGCCTTCACCGGCAAGACGGTCAGCGCCGGGGTGAAGACCGCGCAGGGCTGGGGTGCCTACGTCAGCGGCGACGGCCGGGTCGACTTCCTGCAGAAGCTCGGCTTCCAGGACGCCCCCGAGGTCGAGGCGCTCAAGAAGGACAACTTCTACATCAACCTGTCGCAGGAGCAGGTCGGCCTGCTCGACGCCGACCTCACCACGATCTTCCTGATCGGGGTCAAGGCCGACGAGGTGAAGAGCGACAAGCTGCTGCAGGCGGTGCCGTCGGTCAAGGCCGGTCACGTCGTCTACCTCGACGACCCGGCGATCTCCAACGCCTTCTCCAGCAACTCGGTGCTGGGCCTGCGGTACGCCCTGGACAAGGTTCCGCCGCTGCTCGCCGCGGCGCTGGGCTGA